A genomic stretch from Rhodothermales bacterium includes:
- the coaD gene encoding pantetheine-phosphate adenylyltransferase, with translation MERLAIFPGTFDPFTLGHLDVVERAARLFDTVEIVVGVNDEKMSLLSAEERQDLIRRSTDHLPNIVVASFEGLVSSYAAGRGAVALIRGLRQSGDFEYETRMAFANAELASGLETVLLATTPRVAFISSTVVRDIHRWGGDIRPFVPAVVAEALERRR, from the coding sequence ATGGAACGGCTAGCCATATTCCCGGGGACCTTCGATCCGTTTACACTGGGTCATCTTGATGTGGTGGAGCGGGCAGCTCGACTCTTTGATACCGTCGAGATTGTCGTTGGCGTCAATGACGAGAAGATGTCGCTACTCTCCGCTGAAGAGCGCCAGGATCTTATTCGGCGATCGACCGATCATCTCCCGAATATCGTGGTAGCTTCATTCGAGGGTCTGGTCTCCTCGTACGCGGCGGGCCGGGGCGCCGTCGCTCTCATCCGCGGATTAAGGCAGTCCGGCGATTTCGAGTACGAGACGCGCATGGCATTCGCCAACGCCGAACTCGCCAGCGGACTGGAGACGGTTTTGCTTGCCACTACGCCTCGGGTCGCGTTCATCAGTTCAACCGTCGTTCGAGACATTCATCGGTGGGGTGGAGACATCCGGCCGTTCGTTCCGGCCGTCGTTGCCGAGGCGCTGGAGAGGCGTCGCTGA
- the rsmD gene encoding 16S rRNA (guanine(966)-N(2))-methyltransferase RsmD — MRIISGSLRRRTIQVPPGRDVRPTTDRIREAIFNLLVGRVDMVSARVLDLFAGSGALGFEAISRGASDVIFVEKNARIAGYVGKNAAALDVESQSTVVVGDAIRYLERYDGTPFDVVLADPPYAFDEVMRLPDAALRIVRPEGLLIFEHDGRLDFGDHACLLTQRSYGRTKVSLFMPSNNKPKSG; from the coding sequence ATGCGCATCATCTCCGGTAGCCTTCGCCGGCGCACCATACAGGTACCTCCGGGACGGGACGTGCGGCCCACGACGGACAGGATCCGGGAAGCGATTTTCAACCTGCTGGTCGGGCGAGTCGACATGGTATCGGCACGCGTGCTGGACCTTTTCGCCGGCAGTGGGGCACTGGGTTTCGAGGCGATCAGCCGTGGCGCGTCCGATGTCATTTTTGTAGAAAAGAACGCAAGAATAGCCGGCTATGTGGGCAAGAACGCGGCAGCCCTCGACGTCGAATCGCAATCAACGGTAGTTGTTGGCGACGCCATCCGGTATCTGGAGCGATACGATGGCACCCCGTTTGATGTCGTTCTGGCGGATCCGCCGTACGCTTTCGATGAAGTGATGCGTCTTCCGGATGCAGCGCTCCGCATCGTCAGACCTGAGGGATTGCTTATCTTCGAACATGACGGCCGACTTGACTTCGGCGATCACGCGTGCCTGTTGACGCAGAGGTCATACGGTCGAACAAAGGTGAGTCTTTTCATGCCATCCAACAACAAACCGAAGTCCGGGTGA